The Candidatus Palauibacter polyketidifaciens genome contains the following window.
TCGTGCTCATCACGAAGCCCGGAAGCACCAGCGGCGAGTTCGCGATTCCGCTCGCGACGAGTCTCGTGGGTCTGGGTTTCGGGGCCCTGTTGACCGGCGAGTCGGAGGACGCGCCCGCGGGAGAGTCGAGCGCCGCCCGAGCAGCGTCCGGTTTGTCGTCTCCGGCTCTCCTGAACTGGTCCGAGGGAGAACCGTTGGCGGTGGGCCTGCCGCTGCCGTTCCCGACAACGGTCTTCGATCCGGGACGGACCGGACGACGGCACACCGCTTGGAACGTCCCGCTCGTCCGCTTCCGCTTCTGAGACAGGCGGGATGCCGGATCGTCCGCTGAAGGACCGTGTGGCCGTCGTCGTCGGCGCGACGCGCGGCGCCGGGCGCGGCATCGCCCGCATGCTCGGCGAGGCGGGCGCCACCGTCTACTGCACCGGCCGCAGCGTACGGGGCCGGCCCGCCACGCCCGGACGGCCGGAGACGGTGGAGGAAACGGCGGCGATGGTCACGGCGGAAGGCGGCCGGGGCATCGCCGTCCGCGCCGACCACACGGTCGAGTCCGAAGTCGAGCAACTCTTCGCCCGCGTGCGCGCCGAGGCGGGCCGGCTCGATGTCCTCGTGAACGACATCTGGGGCGGCGACGCGCTGACGGAGTGGGGGAAGCCCTTCTGGGAACTCGCCATCGCGCAGGGTGAGCAGATGCTGGAACGCGCCGTCCACACGCACATCATCACGAGCCGGCACGGCGCTCCGCTGATGGTCGAGCGCAACGCCGGCCTCATCGTCGAGGTGACCGACGGCGACACGTTCGGCTACCGCGGCAACCTGTTCTACGACCTGGCGAAGAACGCGGTCGTCCGGCTCGCCTACGCCATGGCTGCCGACCTCCACCCGCACGGCGTCACGGCGCTCGCGATCACTCCCGGATTCCTGCGCTCAGAGGCGGTGCTCGACCACTTCGGAGTCACCGAGGCGGATTGGCGCGAGGCGATCGAGAAGGACGAGTACTTCGCCGAGTCCGAGACGCCGTGCTACGTCGGCCGCGCGATCGCCGCGCTCGCCGCCGACCCGGACGTCGCGGCAAAGAGCGGCGGACTGTTCTCGAGTTGGGGCCTCGCGAAGGAGTACGGCTTCACCGATATCGACGGCCGCCAGCCCGACTGGGGCACGTTCTTCCTGGGAAAGGTGAGAGGCATCCTCGAACGGGACACACCGCCGGACGAGATGGATGTCTTCGTCGTTCGCAGCCGGCTCCACCAGGCGGAACTCGACCCGTCCGCCAGCGAGGAGGCCGACCACCTCCGCGCCTGGCTGGAGCGCCACGAGTAGCGGATCCCCCTAGCCACGTCCCGCGGGAACGCGCCGGAGCCTCTCCGAATCCGGCTACGTTGCGGTCGGCACCTCCAGTCCCGCCGTTCGTGCCGCTTCCCCGAGCGCCCGATCCAGCGTGGCAAGCGGTAACCGCATCCGGATGGCCAGTTCCAGATACATGGAGTCGTAGACGGAGAGCCCGTGCGCGTGGGCGACTCCGAGCACCGGTCCCCGGATGCGGGACGTGGAAACGGGATCGATCGTGAGCGGCAGAGCTTCCAGGTTTCGCCAGATCCGCGGCCAGTCGCTCTCCGCGATCCGCCCTCGGCGCGTAGCGACGAGCAGCACGTTCGCGACCTCGATCGGCCACAGGGACGGAACGAACGCTCGTCCTTCCGTCAGGGCATCCCGGAGCCGAGCCGTCTCCTCGGTTGCCTCGTCCGGGAACACCCAGGCCATCGTGACGGAACAGTCGAGCACGAACGTCAATGCCTGCGACCTTCCTCAATCATGTCCCGAACTGAGAGCCCGCCGAGACT
Protein-coding sequences here:
- a CDS encoding type II toxin-antitoxin system VapC family toxin — protein: MLDCSVTMAWVFPDEATEETARLRDALTEGRAFVPSLWPIEVANVLLVATRRGRIAESDWPRIWRNLEALPLTIDPVSTSRIRGPVLGVAHAHGLSVYDSMYLELAIRMRLPLATLDRALGEAARTAGLEVPTAT
- a CDS encoding SDR family oxidoreductase, giving the protein MPDRPLKDRVAVVVGATRGAGRGIARMLGEAGATVYCTGRSVRGRPATPGRPETVEETAAMVTAEGGRGIAVRADHTVESEVEQLFARVRAEAGRLDVLVNDIWGGDALTEWGKPFWELAIAQGEQMLERAVHTHIITSRHGAPLMVERNAGLIVEVTDGDTFGYRGNLFYDLAKNAVVRLAYAMAADLHPHGVTALAITPGFLRSEAVLDHFGVTEADWREAIEKDEYFAESETPCYVGRAIAALAADPDVAAKSGGLFSSWGLAKEYGFTDIDGRQPDWGTFFLGKVRGILERDTPPDEMDVFVVRSRLHQAELDPSASEEADHLRAWLERHE